One window of the Sparus aurata chromosome 7, fSpaAur1.1, whole genome shotgun sequence genome contains the following:
- the olfml3a gene encoding olfactomedin-like protein 3B has protein sequence MKLVLVLLVSTAWTFTGAQYYYQGLMDYLENRLLAIEDRMQLWHDQSHRYHTELLDFKKLTVEAMEGIKNEHGLLFKDLEGAALRVDRVEREMDYVETQTSPRACANKADKVVEQGAWGLQESRGEEEEEEDWEELYSRVSDCVEIISGIRSVKILKRVGSPKGMWTRDPRSSKVYVFNGTSGDDVYQFDSVRDFSRSPGVTGSRRLVLPSDWIGPGSAVYNGYLYYIQQEADTDVQVVKYDMLSGSMTDIAMFPVESQAAVYSLNPETAADLAADDEGLWLLYATSDSEPNIYLAKMDPATLDIEQIWDTRCPRENAEAAFIVCGTVYVVYNTRLASRSRVQCIFDVNDMVISEEAPLLYFPRRYGSHASLKYNPEERQLYGWDDGYQIIYRLTMKRKLLV, from the exons ATGAAGCTGGTGTTAGTCCTCCTTGTTTCCACTGCCTGGACCTTCACTGGAGCCCAGTATTACTACCAGGGGCTGATGGATTATCTGGAGAACAGGTTGTTGGCTATCGAG GACCGAATGCAGCTCTGGCACGATCAGTCCCACCGCtaccacacagagctgctggattTCAAGAAGCTAACCGTCGAGGCCATGGAGGGAATAAAGAACGAGCACGGCCTGCTGTTCAAGGACCTCGAAGGAGCTGCGCTGCGAGTGGACCGGGTCGAGCGAGAGATGGACTATGTGGAGACCCAGACTTCCCCTCGGGCCTGCGCGAATAAGGCAGACAAGGTGGTGGAGCAGGGAGCctgggggctgcaggagagcagaggggaggaagaggaggaggaggactgggaGGAGCTGTACTCCAGAGTGTCTG actGTGTGGAAATCATCTCTGGCATCAGATCAGTGAAGATCCTGAAGAGAGTTGGGAGCCCCAAAGGCATGTGGACCAGAGACCCGAGGTCGTCCAAGGTTTACGTCTTTAACGGGACGTCGGGAGACGACGTCTACCAGTTCGACTCTGTCAGGGACTTCTCCCGCTCTCCTGGCGTCACCGGCAGCCGACGGCTCGTGCTTCCCTCTGATTGGATCGGTCCCGGCAGCGCTGTTTATAACGGCTACTTGTACTACATACAGCAGGAGGCTGATACGGACGTGCAGGTGGTCAAGTACGACATGCTGAGCGGCTCGATGACAGATATCGCCATGTTCCCCGTGGAGAGCCAGGCTGCTGTGTATAGCCTCAACCCAGAAACCGCAGCGGACCTGGCAGCCGACGACGAGGGCCTCTGGCTCCTCTACGCCACCAGCGACAGCGAGCCAAACATCTACCTCGCAAAGATGGACCCCGCCACGCTCGATATAGAGCAAATCTGGGACACCCGCTGCCCACGGGAGAACGCAGAGGCCGCTTTTATCGTCTGCGGGACCGTCTACGTGGTTTACAACACCCGCCTGGCCAGCCGCTCCCGGGTCCAGTGCATCTTTGACGTCAACGACATGGTGATCAGCGAGGAGGCCCCGCTGCTCTACTTTCCCAGAAGGTACGGATCCCACGCCAGCCTGAAATACAACCCCGAGGAGAGGCAGCTCTACGGCTGGGACGACGGCTACCAGATCATTTACAGACTGACCATGAAGAGGAAACTCCTGGTCTGA